A genomic stretch from Parabacteroides sp. FAFU027 includes:
- the metH gene encoding methionine synthase codes for MQKTPIQAVLEKRILVLDGAMGTMIQRYKLTEQDYRGTLVSDDRTYKGNNDMLCITKPEVIREIHAQYLAGGADIIETNTFNANSVSMEDYGMQSYVREMNLAAAKLAIEVANEFTQQNPDKPRYVAGAVGPTNKTCSMSPDVNNPAYRALSFDQLSDCYQEQMEALIDGGVDAFLIETIFDTLNAKAALFAAEKAMAVKGKKLPIMLSVTLSDKGGRTLSGQTMGAFLASVEHADILSVGLNCSFGARDMKPFVKELGEISPYYISAYPNAGLPNRFGEYDETPDVMAVQIKEYFDENLVNIIGGCCGTTPDHIATYSAMLHGAEPHKRSPKTEHMRLSGLELLEVKPEMNFINVGERCNVAGSRKFLRLIKEGQYEEALSIARKQVEDGAQIIDVNMDEGMLDGVKEMTTFLNLLASEPEIYRVPVMIDSSKWEVIEAGLKCLQGKCVVNSISLKEGEEQFLEYATKLNQYGAATVVMAFDEKGQADTFERRKEICSRAYRLLVDKVGFNPNNIIFDPNVLAVATGIEEHATYGLDFIKATEWIKQNLLGAKVSGGLSNLSFSFRGNNYIREAMHSVFLYHAIKVGMDMAIVNPSEAVTYEDIPKDVLERIEDVIFNRRPDATERLIETAESVKAMATGEKETVVDEWRTYPLEDRLVHALQKGIGDYMEEDLAEAMQVYPRALDIIDQPLMKGMNKVGELFGEGKMFLPQVVKTARTMKKAVSILQPAIEAEKQAGASSKAGLVLLATVKGDVHDIGKNIVGVVLSCNNYEVVDLGVMTPLEEIIRVAKEIKPDFIGLSGLITPSLDEMCKVAKAMEEEGFEMPLLIGGATTSKIHTAVKIAPNYSAPVIYSKDASQTPGKLAQWMNHDTRDAFVKQLNEEYDMLRNSIVMEKKTISYEEAKAKALKPDFINHTPEKPNVMGRQVINIPVKELLPYIHWKFFFGAWRLGGKFAEVADLHGCDSCRANWLVSFPVEDRPKASEAMQLYKDALRMLDMLCADEYAFVSAVFGLYEANAEHNKIYIKTDKGDYTFPVIRQQEVGDNANYLALSDFLAPVSSGVTDYVGGFAVTVGPVIEGYIEKFKKEGDDYKAMLLQFLSDRLAEGGTEYLHQKIRKEYWGYAADETLDIEELFKVHFRGIRPAVGYPSLPDQSVNFKLNEILDMSEVGIRMTENGAMSPSATVSGLLFAHPESRYFNIGRIGEDQLADYAALTGRTMEEVKHWLRF; via the coding sequence ATTCAAAAAACTCCCATTCAGGCTGTACTTGAAAAACGTATCCTCGTGCTCGACGGAGCTATGGGAACGATGATTCAACGCTACAAGCTAACCGAACAAGATTACCGGGGTACATTGGTGAGCGATGACCGCACCTACAAAGGCAATAACGACATGCTTTGTATCACCAAGCCGGAGGTAATCCGTGAGATCCACGCCCAGTATCTGGCGGGTGGAGCTGACATTATCGAAACCAACACCTTCAATGCAAACTCCGTTTCGATGGAGGATTACGGCATGCAGTCGTATGTCCGCGAGATGAACCTGGCGGCGGCTAAACTGGCTATTGAGGTGGCGAACGAGTTTACTCAACAGAATCCCGACAAACCCCGTTACGTGGCGGGTGCGGTGGGTCCGACCAACAAGACCTGCTCGATGTCGCCCGACGTAAACAACCCTGCTTACCGCGCCCTGTCGTTCGATCAACTGAGCGATTGTTATCAGGAGCAGATGGAGGCGTTGATTGACGGGGGAGTGGATGCTTTCCTGATTGAAACGATCTTCGATACATTGAATGCCAAAGCGGCGCTTTTTGCTGCTGAAAAGGCGATGGCGGTGAAAGGTAAAAAGCTGCCGATTATGCTTTCGGTAACGCTTTCCGACAAAGGCGGACGTACCTTGTCGGGCCAGACTATGGGCGCTTTCCTGGCCTCTGTGGAACATGCTGATATTCTTTCCGTGGGACTAAACTGTTCTTTCGGAGCACGCGATATGAAGCCTTTCGTAAAAGAGTTGGGCGAAATTTCCCCATACTACATCAGTGCCTATCCGAATGCCGGATTGCCTAACCGTTTCGGAGAATACGATGAAACACCGGATGTGATGGCGGTTCAGATTAAGGAGTATTTCGATGAAAACCTGGTCAACATCATTGGAGGTTGTTGTGGTACTACACCTGACCACATTGCTACTTACAGCGCAATGCTGCATGGTGCAGAGCCTCACAAACGTTCTCCAAAAACAGAACACATGCGTCTGTCGGGTCTCGAACTGCTGGAGGTTAAACCGGAAATGAACTTCATCAACGTAGGTGAACGTTGTAACGTGGCCGGTTCCCGCAAATTCCTCCGTCTGATTAAGGAAGGTCAATACGAAGAAGCGCTCTCTATTGCCCGTAAGCAGGTGGAAGACGGTGCTCAGATCATCGACGTGAACATGGACGAGGGTATGCTCGATGGTGTGAAAGAAATGACCACTTTCCTCAATCTGCTGGCTTCTGAACCGGAAATCTACCGCGTGCCTGTGATGATTGACTCGTCTAAATGGGAGGTAATCGAAGCGGGTCTTAAATGCCTTCAGGGAAAATGTGTGGTGAACTCCATCAGTCTGAAAGAAGGCGAAGAGCAATTCCTTGAATATGCTACAAAACTGAATCAATACGGAGCCGCTACGGTGGTGATGGCTTTTGACGAAAAAGGACAAGCCGATACTTTCGAGCGCCGCAAAGAGATTTGCTCACGCGCTTACCGCCTGTTGGTAGATAAAGTAGGCTTCAATCCGAATAATATCATCTTCGACCCGAACGTGCTGGCAGTAGCCACCGGTATCGAAGAACATGCGACTTACGGTCTTGACTTTATCAAAGCGACCGAATGGATCAAGCAAAACCTGCTGGGTGCGAAAGTGAGCGGTGGACTGAGTAACCTGTCGTTCTCATTCCGCGGTAACAACTACATCCGTGAGGCGATGCACTCGGTGTTCCTCTACCACGCCATCAAGGTGGGTATGGACATGGCGATTGTCAATCCATCTGAAGCGGTAACCTATGAAGATATTCCGAAAGATGTACTGGAGCGTATCGAAGATGTTATCTTCAACCGTCGTCCGGATGCCACCGAACGCCTCATCGAAACTGCCGAATCGGTCAAAGCGATGGCTACCGGTGAGAAGGAAACCGTAGTGGACGAGTGGCGTACCTATCCGTTGGAAGACCGTCTGGTACACGCTTTGCAAAAAGGTATCGGCGACTACATGGAAGAGGACTTGGCAGAAGCGATGCAGGTGTACCCGCGTGCCCTTGATATTATCGACCAACCGTTGATGAAAGGGATGAACAAGGTGGGAGAGCTTTTTGGTGAAGGTAAAATGTTCCTGCCTCAGGTGGTGAAGACTGCCCGCACCATGAAGAAAGCGGTATCTATCCTTCAACCTGCCATCGAAGCGGAAAAACAAGCCGGAGCATCCTCTAAAGCCGGTCTGGTACTTCTGGCTACAGTAAAAGGTGACGTTCACGATATCGGTAAAAATATCGTTGGCGTGGTATTGTCCTGCAACAACTACGAAGTGGTTGACCTGGGCGTAATGACCCCACTCGAAGAGATTATCCGTGTCGCTAAAGAAATCAAGCCTGACTTTATCGGTTTGAGCGGATTGATTACTCCGTCACTGGACGAAATGTGCAAGGTAGCTAAAGCGATGGAGGAAGAAGGCTTTGAAATGCCATTGCTAATCGGTGGCGCTACCACTTCTAAAATCCATACGGCGGTAAAAATCGCTCCGAACTACAGCGCACCGGTCATTTACTCGAAAGATGCATCGCAAACTCCGGGTAAACTGGCGCAGTGGATGAATCATGATACGCGTGATGCGTTCGTGAAGCAGCTGAATGAAGAGTATGATATGCTTCGCAATAGCATCGTAATGGAGAAAAAGACGATTTCTTACGAAGAGGCTAAAGCGAAAGCGCTCAAACCGGATTTCATCAACCATACTCCTGAAAAACCAAATGTGATGGGACGTCAGGTGATTAATATCCCTGTAAAGGAGCTGCTACCGTATATCCACTGGAAATTCTTCTTTGGAGCATGGCGTCTGGGGGGTAAGTTTGCTGAAGTGGCTGACCTGCACGGTTGCGATTCTTGTCGTGCCAACTGGTTGGTTTCTTTCCCGGTGGAAGACCGTCCGAAGGCATCGGAGGCTATGCAGCTTTACAAAGATGCACTTCGTATGCTCGATATGCTTTGTGCCGATGAATATGCTTTTGTAAGTGCGGTGTTTGGCTTGTACGAAGCCAATGCAGAACATAATAAGATTTACATTAAAACAGATAAAGGCGATTATACCTTCCCGGTAATCCGTCAGCAAGAGGTAGGCGACAATGCAAATTACCTTGCACTTTCTGACTTCCTGGCTCCGGTATCGTCAGGGGTAACTGACTATGTGGGTGGTTTTGCCGTAACGGTAGGGCCGGTGATTGAAGGCTACATCGAGAAGTTCAAAAAAGAGGGAGACGACTACAAAGCGATGTTGCTGCAATTCCTTTCGGACCGTCTGGCTGAAGGAGGAACCGAGTACCTGCACCAGAAAATCCGCAAGGAGTACTGGGGTTATGCTGCCGATGAGACGCTTGATATCGAAGAGTTATTCAAGGTACACTTCCGCGGTATCCGTCCTGCCGTTGGTTATCCGTCCTTGCCTGACCAGTCTGTCAACTTCAAACTGAACGAAATCCTCGACATGAGCGAAGTGGGCATACGCATGACAGAAAACGGTGCGATGTCTCCGTCTGCTACCGTAAGCGGTTTGCTCTTTGCTCACCCTGAATCACGCTACTTCAATATTGGCCGTATCGGTGAAGACCAATTGGCTGATTATGCAGCCCTCACCGGCCGCACTATGGAAGAGGTGAAGCATTGGTTGAGATTCTGA
- a CDS encoding family 43 glycosylhydrolase, with protein MKLLKLTLLSAFVVSVWTVNAQKLKKNQFNNPLVEQRADPFMTKAADGTYYFIATVPEYDRIEIRKSKTINGIKTAQPVVIWRKHDKGPMGNHIWAPELHRIDGKWYVYFAAGSAENKWSIHKYALSNPSEDPTKGEWKEEGQIVSKKDIFSLDATTFSHKGQRYMIWVDRASANGDNTGLFIAKMTSPTTLDDKQVVITQPDYEWEMHKYKVNEGPAVLVRNGKVFVAFSASATDATYCIGLLWAEEGADLLDPASWHKLDKPVFFTNEKLKRFGPGHNSFTVAEDGKTDVMIYHARDYKEIKGESLYDPNRHTRARVLRWIKDGMPDFGQDLDDNEMALKQTVKTKK; from the coding sequence ATGAAACTATTAAAACTAACATTGCTTTCGGCGTTCGTCGTCAGCGTATGGACTGTCAATGCGCAAAAGTTGAAGAAAAACCAGTTCAACAATCCTTTGGTAGAGCAACGGGCAGATCCCTTTATGACCAAAGCGGCCGATGGCACCTATTACTTTATCGCAACTGTACCCGAGTATGATCGTATTGAGATACGTAAATCCAAAACGATCAATGGTATCAAAACGGCTCAGCCGGTAGTGATCTGGCGTAAGCATGACAAAGGCCCTATGGGTAACCACATCTGGGCGCCCGAACTGCACCGTATTGATGGAAAATGGTATGTCTATTTTGCCGCAGGCTCAGCAGAGAACAAGTGGTCCATTCACAAATATGCCTTGTCAAATCCTTCGGAAGACCCGACTAAAGGAGAGTGGAAAGAGGAAGGACAGATTGTGAGTAAAAAGGATATTTTCTCCCTCGATGCCACCACTTTCTCTCATAAAGGCCAACGCTACATGATCTGGGTAGACAGAGCCTCTGCCAACGGAGACAACACTGGCCTCTTTATCGCAAAAATGACCAGCCCGACAACGCTCGATGATAAACAGGTGGTGATCACGCAGCCTGATTATGAGTGGGAAATGCACAAATACAAAGTGAACGAAGGTCCTGCAGTCCTGGTTCGCAACGGAAAGGTGTTCGTTGCATTCTCGGCGAGCGCGACAGATGCTACTTACTGCATCGGTCTGCTTTGGGCTGAAGAAGGTGCAGACCTTCTGGACCCGGCTTCCTGGCACAAATTGGATAAACCGGTTTTCTTTACCAATGAAAAGCTTAAACGTTTCGGCCCGGGTCATAACAGCTTCACCGTGGCAGAGGATGGCAAAACCGATGTGATGATTTACCATGCCCGTGATTACAAGGAGATCAAAGGTGAATCATTATACGATCCAAATCGTCATACCCGCGCCAGAGTGTTGAGATGGATTAAGGACGGCATGCCTGATTTTGGTCAGGATCTGGATGACAATGAAATGGCACTGAAGCAAACTGTAAAAACGAAGAAATAA